A region from the Halobacillus mangrovi genome encodes:
- a CDS encoding isoprenyl transferase: MPIKFPFTKNKKHTSSQPLGLDFNHLPEHVAIIMDGNGRWAKNRGMPRIAGHKEGMSVVKKVVRHASDIGVKVLTLYAFSTENWKRPKNEVDFLMKLPVDFLNTYLPELIEKNVQVQTIGDFGVLPQHTQKAVNEAIERTKDNDGLILNFALNYGSRFEMVNAVKQIALRVNQGELNPEEINEDLFSSELYTKDLIEPDLLIRTSGEQRLSNFLLWQLAYAEFWFTEVYWPDFDEGLFEKALYDYQNRKRRYGGV, translated from the coding sequence ATGCCAATCAAGTTTCCATTTACTAAAAACAAAAAACATACATCGTCGCAGCCTCTAGGCCTAGATTTTAATCATCTGCCAGAACATGTAGCGATTATTATGGACGGAAATGGACGATGGGCAAAAAATCGAGGGATGCCAAGGATCGCAGGTCATAAAGAAGGCATGAGTGTTGTTAAAAAAGTCGTGAGACACGCATCAGATATAGGAGTGAAAGTTCTCACTTTGTATGCTTTCTCAACAGAAAATTGGAAACGTCCAAAAAATGAGGTAGACTTTTTAATGAAGTTGCCTGTCGATTTTTTAAATACATATTTGCCAGAACTCATTGAAAAGAATGTTCAAGTGCAAACCATCGGAGATTTTGGAGTGCTGCCTCAGCACACGCAAAAAGCAGTGAATGAAGCTATTGAACGAACAAAAGATAACGATGGTCTCATTTTAAATTTTGCTTTGAACTACGGAAGTCGCTTTGAAATGGTCAATGCAGTGAAGCAAATAGCCTTAAGAGTCAATCAGGGTGAACTCAATCCAGAGGAAATTAATGAAGATCTTTTTTCATCAGAGCTCTATACGAAAGATCTTATTGAGCCAGACTTGTTGATTCGCACAAGTGGTGAACAACGGCTGAGCAATTTCTTGCTATGGCAGCTGGCCTATGCCGAATTTTGGTTCACGGAGGTCTACTGGCCGGACTTCGACGAAGGCCTCTTTGAGAAAGCACTGTACGACTATCAAAACCGTAAACGACGTTATGGTGGAGTGTAA
- the fliE gene encoding flagellar hook-basal body complex protein FliE, whose protein sequence is MARGEVDDLHNVMIASQKASITMQTTVEVQNKVIEAYKEMMRMQV, encoded by the coding sequence ATGGCAAGAGGAGAAGTTGACGATTTACATAATGTGATGATTGCCTCGCAAAAAGCGAGCATAACTATGCAGACTACCGTTGAGGTACAAAATAAAGTCATTGAAGCTTATAAAGAAATGATGAGAATGCAGGTTTAA
- the rpsB gene encoding 30S ribosomal protein S2 gives MSVISMKQLLEAGVHFGHQTRRWNPKMKKYIFTERNGIYIIDLQKTVKKVDEAFNYVKDVAANGGNILFVGTKKQAQDTVREEATRCGMYYINQRWLGGTLTNFETIRKRINRLKDIERMEEDGTFDVLPKKEVVDMLKEKDRLVKFLGGIKEMNTLPDAMFVIDPRKERIAIAEAHKLNIPVVGIVDTNCDPDEIDYVIPANDDAIRAVKLLTSKMADAVLEAKQGEETETTEEAEVEAATE, from the coding sequence ATGTCTGTAATTTCTATGAAACAGCTATTAGAAGCTGGTGTTCACTTTGGGCACCAAACCCGTCGCTGGAATCCGAAGATGAAGAAGTATATCTTCACAGAGCGTAACGGAATTTACATCATCGACCTGCAAAAAACAGTTAAGAAGGTTGATGAAGCCTTTAACTACGTGAAAGATGTCGCTGCAAACGGCGGTAACATTCTTTTTGTAGGAACGAAGAAACAAGCACAGGACACTGTCCGTGAAGAAGCTACTCGTTGTGGCATGTACTACATCAACCAGCGTTGGTTGGGTGGAACACTAACTAACTTTGAAACGATCCGTAAGCGTATCAATCGTCTAAAAGACATTGAGCGCATGGAAGAAGACGGTACTTTCGACGTACTTCCTAAAAAAGAAGTTGTCGACATGCTTAAAGAAAAAGATCGTCTTGTTAAATTCCTAGGCGGAATCAAAGAAATGAATACTCTTCCAGATGCAATGTTTGTCATTGACCCTCGTAAAGAGCGCATTGCAATTGCTGAAGCACACAAACTAAACATTCCAGTAGTAGGAATCGTCGATACAAACTGCGATCCTGATGAAATCGATTATGTGATCCCAGCAAACGACGATGCGATCCGTGCTGTTAAATTGTTAACATCTAAAATGGCAGACGCTGTACTTGAAGCAAAACAAGGTGAAGAAACTGAAACAACAGAAGAAGCTGAAGTAGAGGCTGCTACTGAGTAA
- the frr gene encoding ribosome recycling factor, producing MSDAVINETKQQMEQAVQAFSRQLATVRAGRANPSILDNVYVDYYGAATPLNQLAQVGAPEPRLLVITPYDKSAIAEIEKAIQKADLGLSPSSDGNVVRINIPALTEERRKDLSKVVGRYSEEAKVQVRNIRRDSNDRLKKLEKDGEMTEDDLKSYLEDVQKATDEHVDKIDKLAKAKEEEIMEV from the coding sequence ATGTCTGATGCCGTGATTAACGAAACAAAACAACAAATGGAACAAGCTGTTCAAGCTTTTTCTCGTCAACTTGCTACCGTAAGAGCAGGTCGCGCTAATCCTTCTATTCTTGATAATGTTTATGTGGATTATTATGGTGCTGCAACACCTCTCAATCAGCTTGCGCAAGTCGGGGCTCCTGAACCTCGTCTGCTTGTTATCACACCATATGATAAATCTGCAATTGCTGAGATCGAGAAAGCCATTCAAAAGGCTGATTTAGGTCTTTCACCATCAAGCGATGGAAATGTAGTGCGTATTAACATCCCAGCTTTGACTGAAGAACGTCGTAAAGACCTTTCTAAAGTAGTTGGCCGTTATTCTGAAGAAGCTAAAGTGCAAGTTCGAAACATCCGTCGTGATTCTAATGATCGTCTAAAGAAACTAGAAAAAGATGGAGAAATGACGGAAGATGACTTGAAGTCTTATCTTGAAGACGTTCAAAAGGCTACAGATGAGCATGTGGATAAGATCGATAAGCTTGCTAAAGCAAAAGAAGAAGAGATTATGGAAGTGTAA
- a CDS encoding FliA/WhiG family RNA polymerase sigma factor, whose translation MAISLSSQEQHLWKLWTSSQDIEAANQLIQCYDYLVSYHVQRIAAHLPKSVNKDDIRSLGMLGLFDALKKFDLDRDLKFDTYASFRIRGTIIDGLRKEDWLPRSVRDKSKKIEQAALQLEQQLQKPPTSLEIAHYLGVEKEEVEETVKDSLFANVLSMEEKPKDGRDDHKEGIGYSLPDYQTPTPSDAAIKKENFEELALQIKKLNEKEQMVISLFYNEELTLTEIGQILELTTSRISQIHAKAIFKLKTSLKEIVQK comes from the coding sequence ATGGCAATTTCTTTATCTTCTCAGGAACAACACTTGTGGAAGCTATGGACGTCCAGTCAGGACATCGAAGCAGCAAACCAATTGATTCAGTGTTATGACTATCTGGTAAGCTATCATGTGCAGAGGATTGCTGCCCATCTGCCTAAAAGTGTGAATAAAGATGATATAAGAAGTCTTGGGATGCTTGGTTTATTTGATGCGCTGAAAAAGTTTGATTTAGATAGAGATCTGAAGTTTGATACCTACGCTTCTTTTAGAATAAGAGGAACCATTATAGATGGTCTTAGAAAAGAAGACTGGCTTCCTCGCTCGGTGAGAGATAAATCAAAGAAAATAGAACAAGCTGCTTTACAGCTGGAACAGCAGTTGCAAAAGCCTCCAACTTCTTTAGAAATCGCACATTACCTGGGGGTAGAAAAAGAAGAAGTAGAAGAAACGGTTAAAGATTCTCTATTCGCTAATGTGTTATCTATGGAAGAAAAACCGAAAGATGGAAGAGACGATCATAAAGAAGGAATCGGCTATTCTCTTCCTGATTATCAAACCCCTACACCGTCTGACGCAGCAATTAAAAAGGAAAACTTCGAGGAGCTTGCCTTACAAATAAAGAAATTGAACGAAAAGGAACAAATGGTGATTAGTTTATTTTACAATGAAGAACTAACCCTTACGGAGATCGGACAAATATTGGAGTTAACGACATCAAGAATTTCTCAAATTCATGCAAAAGCTATATTCAAGCTAAAAACCTCTCTTAAAGAAATCGTTCAGAAGTAA
- the flgB gene encoding flagellar basal body rod protein FlgB, producing MSLFSNTFTSLEHSLNYAAEKNRAISSNIANVDTPGYKTKNVVFKDMLYQEVSTLTAKKTDMRHFGFQPFNKVPFSTITNSNTTYNHNGNNVDVDKEMSELAKNQIYYQALADRMSGKFNRLESVIKGGN from the coding sequence ATGTCTTTATTCAGTAATACGTTTACTTCACTGGAACATTCATTAAACTATGCAGCCGAAAAGAACCGTGCCATATCCAGCAACATAGCTAATGTTGATACTCCTGGATATAAAACAAAAAATGTCGTATTCAAAGATATGCTTTATCAGGAAGTGTCAACCCTCACCGCAAAAAAGACAGATATGCGCCATTTTGGCTTTCAACCTTTCAACAAGGTCCCCTTTAGTACAATTACAAATTCGAATACTACATACAACCATAATGGCAACAACGTAGATGTTGACAAGGAAATGAGTGAACTGGCAAAAAATCAAATTTACTATCAAGCATTGGCGGACCGAATGAGCGGGAAATTCAACAGGCTGGAATCAGTGATCAAAGGGGGGAATTAA
- the pyrH gene encoding UMP kinase yields MTTARYRRIVLKLSGEALSGEAGFGLEPSIIQSVSRQVKEVAELGVEVAVVVGGGNIWRGKVGSEMGMDRANADYMGMLATVMNSLALQDSLENLGIPTRVQTSIEMRQVAEPYIRRKAIRHLEKKRVVIFAAGTGNPYFSTDTTAALRAAEIEADVILMAKNNVDGVYTDDPKINEDAKKYDQLSYMEVLNEGLGVMDSTASSLCMDNDIDLLVFSITEEGNIKKAVMGENIGTIVRGK; encoded by the coding sequence ATGACTACTGCTCGCTATCGTCGAATTGTACTGAAACTAAGTGGGGAAGCCTTAAGTGGTGAAGCTGGTTTCGGTCTAGAACCAAGTATTATCCAATCTGTTTCACGTCAAGTAAAAGAAGTTGCCGAACTCGGTGTTGAAGTTGCCGTAGTTGTAGGAGGCGGCAATATTTGGCGAGGAAAAGTTGGAAGCGAAATGGGGATGGATCGGGCTAACGCCGACTATATGGGAATGTTAGCTACCGTTATGAACTCTCTCGCGCTCCAGGACAGCTTAGAAAACCTGGGTATTCCAACCCGTGTTCAAACCTCTATAGAGATGAGACAAGTAGCTGAACCATACATTCGTAGAAAAGCTATTCGCCATTTAGAAAAGAAACGCGTTGTTATCTTCGCAGCAGGTACAGGAAATCCATATTTCTCTACGGATACAACTGCTGCACTGAGAGCGGCTGAAATAGAAGCTGATGTCATTCTTATGGCGAAAAACAATGTGGATGGTGTTTATACGGACGATCCTAAGATCAATGAAGACGCTAAGAAATATGACCAACTTTCTTACATGGAAGTTCTAAACGAAGGATTAGGTGTCATGGATTCAACCGCTTCTTCATTATGTATGGACAACGACATTGATTTATTGGTATTCTCTATTACAGAAGAAGGTAACATCAAAAAGGCCGTAATGGGCGAAAATATTGGAACCATTGTAAGGGGGAAATAA
- the xerC gene encoding tyrosine recombinase XerC translates to MGNQLEALQQSFIEYLKIEKNASPLTVENYKKDIEVFGEFLNAEGLSITECEYSTIRIFLSRLYEAQLSRRTVSRKVSSLRSFFRFLDREEFIHSNPFVNVSLPKESRMIPEFFYEEEIKQLFTVSDLSDPLGQRNQAIIELLYGTGIRVSECTKIELGDIDFSLATLLVHGKGRKERYVPFGQFASRALSSYIERGRKQLAAKSSQQPANLFLNARGGPLTARGVRLILDKMVKEAALTVDIHPHKIRHSFATHLLNAGADLRSVQELLGHEHLSSTQVYTHVTKDRLRNVYMNSHPRANK, encoded by the coding sequence ATGGGAAATCAATTGGAAGCACTTCAGCAATCGTTTATCGAATATCTAAAAATAGAAAAAAATGCTTCTCCTTTGACTGTTGAAAACTACAAGAAGGATATCGAAGTATTTGGTGAGTTTTTAAATGCCGAAGGGTTGTCCATCACCGAGTGTGAATACTCTACGATTCGTATCTTCTTATCTCGTTTGTACGAGGCGCAGCTATCTAGAAGGACTGTATCGAGAAAGGTTTCTAGTCTTCGAAGCTTTTTTAGGTTCTTAGATCGAGAAGAATTCATCCACTCTAATCCCTTCGTGAATGTCTCACTACCTAAAGAGAGCCGGATGATCCCTGAATTTTTCTATGAAGAAGAAATAAAGCAACTTTTTACAGTCAGCGATTTGTCCGATCCTCTAGGTCAGAGAAATCAAGCGATTATCGAATTGCTTTATGGAACAGGAATCCGGGTAAGTGAGTGCACAAAAATAGAGCTTGGGGACATTGATTTCTCTTTAGCAACTCTGCTTGTGCATGGAAAGGGCCGAAAAGAAAGATATGTACCCTTCGGTCAATTCGCTTCTCGGGCGTTATCTAGTTATATAGAACGAGGAAGAAAACAGCTTGCAGCTAAAAGCAGCCAGCAGCCAGCAAATCTCTTCTTAAACGCAAGAGGTGGACCTCTAACAGCAAGAGGTGTACGTTTAATTCTAGATAAGATGGTAAAAGAAGCTGCATTGACAGTGGATATCCATCCGCATAAAATTAGGCACTCGTTTGCGACCCATTTACTGAACGCAGGTGCTGATCTTCGTTCTGTTCAAGAATTGCTGGGTCATGAACACCTTTCATCAACACAAGTCTATACACACGTTACTAAAGATCGGTTGCGTAATGTCTATATGAATAGCCATCCGAGAGCTAATAAATGA
- the hslU gene encoding HslU--HslV peptidase ATPase subunit yields the protein MSLNLTPKQIVEKLDQYIIGQNSAKRSVAIALRNRYRRMQLQDEIRDEIVPKNILMMGPTGVGKTEIARRLAKLVGAPFVKVEATKFTEVGYVGRDVESMVRDLVEMAVRMVKEEKMEAVKDRAEEQANKRLVKLLVPSKKKQTNNFKNPLEMFFNQGAQQDNEPKQDNEEAELETKRSRIRHQLDMGELEDRMVTIEVEESQSSMFDMLQGSGMEQMGMNMQDAFSQFMPKKKKKRRLPVSEARKVLTQEEASKLVDMDEVGQEAVQKVEQAGMIFIDEIDKVAAKGDNQANVSREGVQRDILPIVEGSTVVTKYGPVSTDHILFIAAGAFHMAKPSDLIPELQGRFPIRVELNKLTVEDFRNILIEPSNALLKQYKALLEVEGIKVEFSDDAITRLAEIAQEVNQETDNIGARRLHTILEKLLEDLSFEAPDVMMEKIEITPQYVDSKLSSIVKNKDLSRFIL from the coding sequence ATGTCACTGAATTTAACACCGAAGCAAATTGTAGAAAAGCTAGATCAATATATCATCGGTCAAAACAGTGCGAAAAGATCAGTAGCGATTGCGCTTAGAAATCGATACAGACGTATGCAGCTGCAGGATGAAATCAGAGATGAAATAGTTCCCAAAAATATTCTTATGATGGGTCCTACAGGTGTAGGGAAAACAGAAATTGCAAGAAGACTGGCAAAATTGGTCGGTGCGCCATTTGTTAAGGTTGAGGCCACCAAATTTACTGAAGTGGGCTATGTAGGACGCGATGTAGAGTCTATGGTGCGTGACCTTGTGGAAATGGCCGTCAGAATGGTAAAAGAAGAAAAAATGGAGGCTGTGAAGGATCGAGCAGAAGAACAAGCAAATAAGCGTCTTGTAAAACTATTAGTTCCTTCAAAGAAAAAGCAGACCAATAATTTTAAAAACCCTCTAGAAATGTTCTTTAACCAGGGAGCACAACAAGATAATGAACCAAAACAAGATAACGAAGAAGCAGAATTGGAAACAAAAAGAAGCCGTATCCGCCATCAATTGGATATGGGTGAACTGGAAGACCGGATGGTGACCATTGAAGTAGAAGAGTCACAGTCTTCCATGTTTGATATGCTCCAAGGTTCAGGAATGGAACAAATGGGAATGAACATGCAGGATGCATTCAGTCAATTTATGCCTAAAAAGAAAAAAAAGCGTAGATTACCTGTTTCTGAAGCTCGTAAAGTGTTAACCCAAGAAGAGGCGAGCAAACTTGTCGATATGGATGAAGTGGGACAGGAGGCTGTTCAAAAGGTAGAACAAGCTGGCATGATTTTTATCGACGAGATCGACAAAGTTGCGGCAAAAGGTGACAATCAGGCAAATGTTTCACGTGAGGGAGTTCAGCGTGACATTTTGCCGATCGTTGAAGGATCCACAGTCGTTACAAAATACGGACCTGTTTCTACCGATCATATTCTATTCATTGCTGCAGGAGCTTTCCATATGGCAAAGCCTTCGGATTTAATTCCTGAACTCCAAGGGCGTTTCCCAATTAGAGTCGAATTAAATAAGCTTACCGTAGAGGATTTCAGAAACATTTTAATAGAGCCGTCTAACGCCCTTTTAAAACAATATAAGGCACTCCTTGAAGTTGAAGGTATAAAGGTGGAATTTTCTGACGATGCTATTACTAGACTCGCAGAAATTGCTCAGGAAGTGAATCAGGAAACAGATAATATCGGAGCAAGACGTTTACACACAATATTAGAGAAGCTTTTGGAAGATCTCTCCTTTGAAGCTCCTGATGTCATGATGGAAAAAATAGAAATTACACCGCAATATGTAGACAGCAAACTATCTTCTATTGTAAAAAATAAAGATCTAAGTAGATTCATTTTATAA
- the codY gene encoding GTP-sensing pleiotropic transcriptional regulator CodY: protein MKLLDRARRINAMLQKTTGKSVDFNDMSATLRDVIEANTFVLSRRGKLLGFAINQEIENERMKEMLSERQFPQEYTQSLFNIQETTPDIDINSEYTAFPVENRELFENGLTTIVPIIGGGQRLGTLILSRLDSSFNDDDLLLAEYGATVVGMEILHEKTEEIEQEARSKAVVQMAISSLSYSELEAIEHIFEELEGNEGLLVASKVADRVGITRSVIVNALRKLESAGVIESRSLGMKGTYIKVLNNNFLLELQKLRTN, encoded by the coding sequence ATGAAATTATTAGATCGAGCAAGAAGAATTAACGCTATGCTTCAAAAAACAACGGGGAAATCAGTTGACTTTAATGATATGTCCGCTACTCTTCGAGACGTTATCGAAGCAAATACTTTTGTATTAAGCCGTAGAGGAAAACTATTAGGATTCGCTATCAACCAGGAAATTGAAAATGAGCGAATGAAAGAAATGCTTTCAGAGCGTCAATTCCCACAAGAATATACTCAGAGTCTATTCAATATCCAAGAAACTACACCGGATATTGATATTAACAGTGAATATACAGCATTTCCTGTTGAAAACCGTGAATTGTTTGAGAATGGACTAACTACAATCGTTCCGATCATTGGAGGCGGGCAGAGACTAGGAACATTAATTCTTAGTCGTCTTGACAGCAGTTTCAATGACGACGATTTACTACTTGCTGAATACGGTGCTACGGTTGTTGGAATGGAGATTCTTCATGAGAAAACCGAAGAAATTGAACAGGAAGCACGTAGTAAAGCTGTGGTTCAGATGGCGATCAGTTCACTTTCCTACAGTGAACTTGAAGCTATCGAGCACATCTTCGAAGAGCTTGAAGGCAATGAAGGGTTACTTGTAGCAAGTAAAGTTGCAGACCGTGTTGGAATCACTCGTTCTGTAATCGTTAATGCTTTGAGAAAACTTGAAAGTGCTGGAGTAATCGAATCACGTTCACTTGGTATGAAAGGTACTTACATCAAAGTCCTTAATAATAACTTCTTACTAGAGCTGCAAAAGCTCCGTACGAACTAA
- the tsf gene encoding translation elongation factor Ts: MAVNAKMVKELREKTGAGMMDCKKALTETDGDMEKAVDWLREKGISKAQKKANRIAAEGSAAIEISGNTAVLFEVNCETDFVTKNDQFKALLKELGEHLVSQKPATVEEALEQKLHGEGEVLSSYITDIVAKIGEKISLRRFVIKEKTDNDAFGAYLHMGGNIGVLTVLEGSTDEQAAKDVAMHVAAVNPRYVSSDEIPEEEANAEREMLKTQAMNEGKPENIVEKMVEGRMNKFYEEVCLLQQSFVKDPDQKVKKFVESKGGTITGFSRFEVGEGMEKREENFADEVMNQVKK; encoded by the coding sequence ATGGCTGTAAACGCTAAAATGGTAAAAGAACTTCGTGAAAAAACTGGTGCTGGAATGATGGACTGTAAAAAAGCACTGACTGAAACTGATGGAGACATGGAAAAAGCTGTTGACTGGCTTCGTGAGAAAGGAATTTCTAAAGCACAGAAGAAAGCTAACCGTATTGCTGCGGAAGGTTCTGCTGCAATTGAGATCTCCGGTAACACAGCTGTCCTTTTTGAAGTGAACTGCGAAACTGACTTCGTTACAAAGAACGATCAGTTCAAAGCGCTTCTTAAAGAGTTGGGTGAGCATCTTGTCTCCCAAAAACCTGCAACTGTTGAAGAAGCACTAGAACAAAAACTTCATGGCGAAGGTGAAGTTCTAAGCAGCTATATCACAGACATTGTCGCGAAAATCGGAGAGAAAATTTCTCTTCGCCGTTTCGTAATCAAAGAGAAAACAGATAACGACGCTTTCGGTGCTTACCTTCACATGGGCGGTAACATCGGTGTCCTTACAGTACTAGAAGGTTCTACTGACGAGCAAGCAGCTAAAGATGTTGCTATGCACGTAGCAGCCGTTAACCCTCGTTATGTATCTAGTGACGAGATTCCTGAAGAAGAAGCAAACGCAGAACGCGAAATGCTTAAGACTCAAGCGATGAACGAAGGAAAACCTGAAAATATCGTTGAAAAAATGGTTGAAGGTCGTATGAATAAGTTTTACGAAGAAGTTTGCTTGCTGCAACAAAGTTTCGTAAAAGACCCAGATCAAAAAGTGAAGAAATTCGTTGAGTCTAAAGGTGGAACAATCACTGGATTCAGCCGTTTCGAAGTTGGCGAAGGCATGGAAAAACGTGAAGAAAACTTCGCTGATGAAGTAATGAATCAAGTTAAAAAATAA
- a CDS encoding phosphatidate cytidylyltransferase, which produces MKQRTITAVVAALIFIPIIVSGGWFFKLFVYVIASIALLELVRMKKISRYSVASGLGLLLMWALMFPYKDLAQYGIVTENLITKSEITLLAVLVLLSYTVLVKNRFTFDDAGFLLISTIYIGMGFHYLIETRVAEQGLKYLFFALFVVWATDTGAYLFGRALGKHKLWPQISPKKTIEGSVGGIVLACVVAIIFQMIAPLSHSMLIVFLVTILVSIAGQIGDLVESAFKRHYAVKDSGKILPGHGGVLDRFDSLIFILPILHLINFIS; this is translated from the coding sequence ATGAAACAGAGGACAATTACCGCCGTAGTAGCGGCACTAATTTTTATACCTATCATTGTATCTGGAGGGTGGTTTTTTAAGCTCTTCGTATACGTGATTGCGAGTATTGCTCTATTAGAGTTGGTTAGAATGAAAAAAATCTCACGTTATTCTGTAGCTTCAGGTCTGGGGCTTTTGCTTATGTGGGCCTTAATGTTTCCTTACAAAGACCTCGCGCAGTATGGCATAGTAACTGAAAATTTGATCACAAAGTCAGAAATCACATTGCTCGCTGTACTAGTATTGCTCAGTTACACAGTTCTTGTTAAGAACCGCTTTACTTTCGATGATGCCGGTTTCCTATTAATATCTACCATCTATATTGGGATGGGTTTTCACTATTTAATTGAAACACGTGTAGCTGAACAAGGTCTTAAATACTTGTTTTTCGCTCTTTTCGTAGTTTGGGCTACCGACACAGGTGCCTATCTTTTCGGAAGAGCTCTTGGAAAACACAAATTATGGCCTCAAATCAGTCCTAAGAAAACGATTGAAGGATCTGTAGGGGGAATTGTGCTGGCATGTGTGGTAGCCATTATCTTTCAGATGATTGCCCCTTTAAGTCACTCTATGCTAATTGTGTTTCTAGTAACGATTTTGGTTTCAATTGCTGGTCAAATTGGTGATTTGGTCGAGTCGGCATTCAAGAGGCATTATGCTGTGAAGGATTCAGGGAAAATCTTACCTGGTCATGGAGGAGTGCTCGACCGTTTTGACAGTTTGATTTTCATTCTTCCTATCCTCCATCTCATTAATTTTATTTCTTAA
- the hslV gene encoding ATP-dependent protease subunit HslV, whose protein sequence is MEQQFHATTIFAVQHNGQSAMSGDGQVTLGNQVVMKHKAQKVRRLFNGQVLAGFAGSVADAFTLFEKFEGKLETFDGNLARASVELAKEWRSDRVLRKLEAMLIVMNNEKMFLVSGTGEVIEPDDGILAIGSGGNFALSAGRALKRYSSEQTAEQIAKAALEIAGEICVFTNDQIILEVLE, encoded by the coding sequence ATGGAACAACAATTTCATGCAACAACTATTTTTGCTGTCCAACACAATGGTCAAAGCGCCATGAGCGGTGACGGTCAGGTGACTCTTGGAAACCAGGTTGTCATGAAGCATAAAGCACAGAAAGTCCGTCGGCTTTTTAATGGTCAAGTACTGGCTGGATTTGCAGGCTCTGTTGCCGATGCATTTACCCTGTTTGAAAAGTTTGAAGGCAAACTCGAAACATTTGATGGCAATCTTGCCAGAGCATCAGTTGAACTTGCTAAAGAATGGCGCAGTGATCGTGTTCTTCGTAAATTAGAAGCCATGTTGATTGTCATGAATAATGAAAAAATGTTTTTAGTTTCAGGTACTGGGGAAGTGATAGAACCGGACGATGGAATTCTCGCAATCGGTTCAGGAGGCAATTTTGCCTTAAGTGCTGGGAGAGCACTGAAAAGATATTCTTCAGAACAGACAGCTGAACAGATTGCAAAAGCAGCGTTAGAGATTGCAGGAGAGATTTGTGTATTTACGAATGATCAAATCATTCTAGAGGTGCTCGAATAA